A window of the Bufo gargarizans isolate SCDJY-AF-19 chromosome 1, ASM1485885v1, whole genome shotgun sequence genome harbors these coding sequences:
- the PRDM8 gene encoding PR domain zinc finger protein 8 — MSVMEDAGVQKTIWDGDAKAVQQCLTDIFTSVYTTCDVPENAIFGPCVLSHTSLYDSIAFIALKSTDKRTVPYIFRVDTSAANGSSEGLMWLRLVQSARNKEEQNLEAYIKNGQLFYRSLRRIVKDEELLVWYGKELTDLLLLHPARAQGKTPGTTQHTCLECSQRFQYDFPYVAHVRFRCPKRVHNSDPNSEQLVKDNRELEPRNAMISTTKYNKLSIYQPQKENHKPTTDFHNLARDLENFRSPSSSSLSSSPTTKSHLARQDSENSSESLHKTKRKYEDHLEDNRSKRIESSGRFMDRPIPSSKEDLVCSPQTFRGSSYFNVEEGGQLYAPPSPEKAEAKRSAFVEVKKASRGLEEAEPNSEGKEKSPSHPGSPSEEKRLNLRPENQSEDNAPRGSAFTSVPQMANQDQERKSAFSQPTRSSFNHVTPLQVMGQKLVPSGLNLDCHGDSVGPARLYQSDSLSVKLQSPELNGNCTLPGSLPKQSPFLFATTFWPKSSPAPLQMQLPSTLTLLPPSFTSLCLPAQNWCAKCNASFRMTSDLVYHMRSHHKKEYAMEPLVKRRREEKLKCPICNESFRERHHLSRHMTSHN, encoded by the exons ATGTCAGTCATGGAAGACGCTGGAGTTCAAAAAACAATTTGGGATGGAGATGCCAAGGCTGTACAGCAGTGTCTGACGGATATATTCACAAGTGTCTACACCACCTGTGATGTACCAGAGAATGCCATCTTTGGCCCCTGTGTTCTGAGCCACACTTCCCTCTACGACAGTATAGCTTTTATAGCCCTCAAATCCACAGACAAGAGAACAGTGCCCTACATATTTCGG GTGGACACTTCAGCTGCAAACGGCTCCTCCGAGGGACTGATGTGGCTCCGTCTGGTTCAATCTGCCAGAAACAAAGAGGAACAAAATCTGGAAGCCTACATCAAGAACGGACAACTGTTCTACAGATCCCTGCGCAGGATTGTCAAAGACGAGGAACTATTAGTCTGGTATGGGAAAGAACTGACAGACCTGCTTCTTCTACACCCTGCCAGGGCGCAGGGAAAAACTCCCG GAACAACACAGCATACATGCTTGGAGTGTAGTCAAAGATTTCAGTATGATTTTCCTTATGTGGCCCATGTAAGATTTCGTTGCCCTAAAAGAGTCCATAATTCCGATCCTAACTCAGAACAGCTGGTCAAGGACAATAGAGAACTCGAACCTCGAAACGCTATGATATCTACAACCAAATACAACAAACTATCAATTTATCAGCCACAAAAAGAGAACCACAAGCCCACCACAGACTTTCACAACTTGGCCAGGGACCTAGAGAATTTTAGAAGCCCCAGTTCTTCATCTCTCAGCTCTTCCCCAACAACCAAATCCCATCTTGCACGCCAGGACTCGGAGAATTCCTCTGAGAGCCTTCATAAAACCAAAAGAAAGTATGAGGACCACTTGGAGGACAACAGATCCAAACGGATAGAATCTTCTGGGAGGTTTATGGACAGGCCCATACCTTCTTCTAAAGAGGACTTAGTGTGCAGTCCTCAAACATTTAGAGGCAGCTCTTACTTTAATGTAGAGGAAGGAGGGCAGTTATATGCTCCACCAAGTCCAGAGAAAGCGGAAGCAAAGAGAAGCGCATTTGTAGAAGTGAAAAAGGCATCTAGAGGACTGGAAGAAGCTGAGCCAAACTCTGAGGGTAAAGAAAAATCTCCGTCCCACCCAGGCAGTCCAAGTGAGGAGAAGAGATTGAACCTCAGGCCAGAAAATCAGTCAGAAGACAATGCACCGAGGGGCAGTGCCTTTACTAGCGTGCCCCAGATGGCAAACCAAGATCAGGAAAGGAAAAGTGCTTTCTCACAACCGACTAGAAGCAGCTTCAACCATGTGACTCCACTACAGGTGATGGGGCAAAAACTGGTACCCAGTGGGTTAAATTTGGATTGCCATGGAGACAGTGTTGGGCCAGCCAGGCTATATCAGTCTGATTCACTCTCAGTTAAGCTTCAGAGCCCTGAATTAAATGGTAACTGCACACTACCGGGAAGCTTGCCCAAGCAAAGCCCTTTCCTCTTTGCTactacattttggccaaagagcTCACCTGCACCCCTTCAAATGCAGCTGCCTTCTACCCTTACCCTACTGCCTCCTTCCTTCACCTCCCTGTGTCTGCCAGCTCAAAACTGGTGTGCCAAATGCAATGCTTCCTTTAGAATGACTTCTGATTTGGTGTACCACATGAGGTCTCACCACAAGAAAGAGTATGCCATGGAACCATTAGTAAagaggaggagagaggaaaaaCTTAAGTGCCCCATATGTAATGAGTCCTTCAGGGAACGTCACCACCTCTCCAGGCACATGACCTCTCACAATTAA